DNA sequence from the Archangium lipolyticum genome:
CAGCCGGGCTCCCGGCGGTGCGGCGCGATGAATCTGCTGGAGGATGGAGGTGGACGAGTCGTCGTCCCAGTCATGGAGGATGTGCTTGAGGAGGTAGGCCTCCGCGGTGGGGATGACGGGCTCGAAGAAGCTCCCCGCCACCAGGTCCATCCTCTGGCCCAACCCCTCCGCCTCCACATGGGCCCGGGCTCCGTCGATGACGTGCGGTAGATCGAAGAGGATGCCTCGGCAGGAGGGGTGGGCACGGAGCACGGCGGCGAGCAACACGCCCTGGCTCCCCCCCACATCGGCCACGCGGGCATAGGGTGAGAAGTCGTGGAGGCGTGCCACTTCCGCGGCGACGAAGCTGGAGAAGCTGCCCATCGCACGGTCGAAGTGCGCGGCCTCCTCCGGGTTCTTCTGGTAGTGCTCCCAGAGGTCGGTCCCCAGCACCTTGCGGGCCGGGGAGTGACCCGTCTGCACGGCAGTGACGAGGTCTCCCCAGGGCAGCCAATGGCCGGGGGCGGTCTGCATGATGGCCATGTCGCGCATCGACCCGGGCACCTCTGAACGGAGGCAGGCCCCCAGCGGGGTGAGCGTGAACGTGCGGGGAGGCACCTGCGTGAAGAGGCCCGCGACCACCCCCGCGCGCATCAGGCGATACAGCCCATCCGGGTGGGCTCCGACCTGCGGCGCCAGCGCCTCGCTCGAGAGAGGACCGCTTGCGAGCAGGTCCGCGAGGCGAAGTCGCGCGACCACACCGATGACCTGGGAGATCCAGTAGCTGGTGATGTGCTCCAGGAGCTGCTGCGAGAGATTCGGCGGAGGTGTCTGGTCCATGGAGGGCAGGGGGACCATATCTGACTTCGGCAGCGAGCGGAGCGCGGCTCGCATTTATTAACCCTCATCAATGCGGGCGGGGGCGCCCCTCTCCTACTTTCGAGGCCACAACGTCGCTGAACGCTCTGAGCCCTCGAGATGAACACCACCCGCCTTCACTCCCGCGTCCTGGGGATCCTCTTTCTCCTTCCGTTCTTCGCCTACGGCATCGGCACCGCGCTCGTCACCTCCGTCCTGAAGGATCCGGAGCAGCTGGCTGCGGTGACCGGTCAGAGGACGCCGTTCGTCTGGGGTGCGCTGCTGCTCCTGTTGAACTCCCTCACCGTCGTCGGGATTGGCGTGCTGTTCTTTCCGATCCTCCGCGAGCGGAGCTTGAGCATCGCCGTCGCGTACGTCTGCACGCGGGTGATGGAGGCGCTGATCCTCATCGTCGGGGTGGTGTTCCTTCTGTCCATCCTGCAGCTCGGAGAATCCGCGCAGGGGCAGGCGACGCCGGAGCGGGTGACCCTGTTCAATCTTCTCTCGAAGGGGAACTTCTGGGCATACCAGCTCGCGATGATCATCCTGGGGATCGGCAGCGTGGCGTTCTGCCTGTCGCTGTACCGGTCCCGGCTTCTGCCCTCGTTGCTCCCGCTGGTGGGCGCGGTGGGCTACGGGCTTCTGGCGCTGGGGTCCGTGCTCGAGCTCTTCGGGCTGCCATGGGGCATCCTCTTCTCCGGGCCCGGGGGCCTGTTCGAGCTGTTCCTCGGCGGCTGGCTCATCGCCAAGGGGTTCCGGACGGTCACGCCTTCCGTCGCGACGTAGCCGGCTTGCCGCGCGTGGCGATGCGCTTTCGGATCCGGCTCAGCGACTCGGGCTTCACGCCGATGTAGCTGGCCAGCTGGTACTGGGGGATCCGCTGGAAGATGTCCGGCCGCGTCTTCGAGAGCTTGAGGTACCTCTGCTCCGGACCATCGGTGAGATAGGCGGCGAACCGCTCCTGCTGTTCCGCCAGGACCTTCTGCATCGCCATCCGGGAGATGCTCTCGAAGCGCGGGAAGCGTCGATACAAGTCCTGCTCGCGTTGCTCGGTGCCCACCACCACCGTGGTGTCCTCCGCGCAGACCAGGAAGTGATCCGCCGGAGTCTGGTTCATCATACTGTGAACCGAGAGGACCCATTCGCCCTCGGTGAAGAACCCGTGGCTCCGCTCTTCACCGTCGACGATGGAGTACTGGCGGACGCAGCCCTTTAGGACGAAGTAGGCCTCGGTGCAGACCTGGCCCGCCATGAGCAGGTGCGTCCCCTTCGGAAAGGTCTTCACCACCATGCTGTCCAGGATGGCCTGCGCTTCCTCGTCCGACAGATGCGCGATGTGGCGGAAGTAGTCGACGAGCTTGTGGTTCATGAGGACCTGCGCGATCGGCGGGAGGCCCATCATCCCACCGGGGTGGCCACGGACCAACTGGTGGGGGCGGCGGGACGGGATTCCGAGGGCCGGTCCTGGAATCAGGCGCCGGTGGTCAACACCATGCGGAAGCGCGCCTCGTTGCGCAGCATCCGGGCGTAGCCTTCCGCGGCCCGCTCGAGCGGCACGGTCTCGATCCGGGCGCGGATGTCCCGCAGCAGGCTGAAGGACAGCATGTCCTCGGCCTCCACCGGCGTCCCGGTGTTGCTGCCCGCGATCGAGCGCTCGCCGAACAAGAGGCTCGAGACATCGATCTTGAGGGGCTCCGCTCCGGCGCCGACGATCACCAGCCGGCCCTGGGGCTTCAGGCCGCTCATCAGCGGACCCATGCTCGCCGGATTGGCGGCGGTGGCGACGATGACGCTCGCCCCACCGAGCCTCTGAAGGGCCTGGGCCGGATCCTCCGCCTCGCTGTCGATGTAGTGGTGGGCGCCCAGCTCCAGCGCCAGCTTCCGCTTGCCCTGCCCACGCGCGATCGCCGCCGTGCGGAATCCCATGTGCCGGGCGAATTGGACTCCCAGGTGACCGAGTCCGCCAACGCCCTGGATGGCCACCAGCTCGCCCGGGCGCGCCGACGACTTGCGCAGCGCATTGAACGTCGTGATGCCGGCGCACAGCAGCGGCGCGGCCTCGGCGGCGCTCAACTCCTCGGGGATCGCCACGAGGCCCTGCGCGGGGGCGAGCATCTGCTCGGCATAGCCGCCGTCATGATGGATGCCGGTCAGGGCCTGGTTGGCGCAATTGACGAAGTCACCCCGGCGGCACGACTCGCACTCCCCGCAGCGCCCGGACAGGAAGCCCACGCCCACGCGTTGGCCCACCTGCCAGCGCGCGGAGACCTGCGCGCCCACCGCGGCGATGCGGCCCACCACCTCGTGGCCCGGCACCCGGGGATGGGTGAGTCCCGGGAAGCCGCCTTCCACCGTCAGCGTGTCGGTGTGGCAGATGCCGCACGCCTCGACCGTGAGGAGGACCTGGCCGGGCCCGGGCGTGAGCCGGGGGCGCTCCACCAACTCCAACTTGCCGCCGCCAGTGGCCTGGACCGCTCGATAGGTGGCTGCAGACATGTGCTTCCTTCCTTTCACCTGGACCGCTTCACGACAATCAGAGTATATGACCGGTCGTACAAATACCGGGCGAGCAGCCGAGCGTCAAGCCGATCGATGCGCGTCGGCGGTACGGACAGCGCCTGGTTACAGTGGAAGGGGAGGAGCGAACGCGTGGGCAGACCCAGCATCCGGGAGAAGATCGTGGAGGCGGCCTTGGACCGCTTCCATGCCCTTGGCTACAACGCCTGCGGGGTGCAGGAGATCGTCGAGGCCGCCGGGGCGCTCAAGGGCTCCTTCTACAATCACTTCAAGTCCAAGGAAGCGATGGCGGTCGAGGCGATTGCCCGGTACAGCGAGCGGGTACGCCTGGAGATGCTGGAGGATGAAGCGCGAGATCCCGTCCAGCGCCTGCGCGATCACTTCGAGTTCCTCACGAAGTGGTTCGTCGAGCAGGACTTCGAGCGGGGTTGCCTGGTGGCCACGATGGGCAGTGAGCTGTCCAACAGCGCTCCCCTGGTGCGCGAGGCCGCGGAGCAGGCGTTGGCCCGGTGGTGTGAGCTCGTGGAGAAGATCATGCGGGAGGCCGCGCGAGACGGGCGGCTCGCCCGGGAGTTGGAGCCCGCACGGGCCGCGCGCTTTCTCGTGAATGCCTGGGAGGGGGCGGTTCTGCGGATGAAGATCGTCAAGAACCGCGAGCCCCTGGACGACTTCTTCGAGGTCGTCTTCCGCTCGATTCTTCACTGACTCCCGGGCCCCCTCTTCGGTCATGTTGGCCCGGAGCCGGGCGGTCGTGCCACCCCTTGAGCACCAGACTCAGCTGGCCATTAGCGTATCCGTGAAGGGACAGCCCAGAGCTCACTCGCCGAGCAGCACGTCCCGCAGGAGCGCGAACGTCGCCGACGGATCCTGCAGCTGCATGTCGTGGCGCAGATGGGGCAGCCTGCGCACATCCCACCCGAACCCCGTCAGTGCCGTGGCAAGCGCCTCTGGCAACACGGCCTTGCTGTCCGCGGAGAGCACGACGGTGGAGGGCACGACGGGCCTGGCGGCGACCACCGGGCGGAAAGCGATGTCCCGGAAGACGCTCGTCGCCATGCGTTTGTCGAAGCGCGCCGTTGCGTCCGAGATGAGGCGCTGCGTGCGCTCCGGGTAGCCCTTGCGCGCTGCCGCGTTCGAGCGCGCGGTGAAGAGGGCGGCGACACCGAGTGTCAGGGCCGGAGCTGCCCAGAACAACCGACCCCAGAGCCCGGAGGTCGGCAGGCCCAGCTGGAAGCCTGGATCCAGGTACACCGCGTGGCCGGGCCGCAACCGCTCCACCGCCGCCGCGAGCACCGCGCCTCCGAGCGAGTGTCCCACGACGACGTCGAGGTCACGCGGGAAGGTCTCGACGAGATCGTCGGCGAACTCGGCGAGCGTCCACGAGTCCGGCCGCGGACTGCGGCCATGGCCCCGCAGATCGGGCGCGAAAACCGTCACCTCTCCGGTCGCGCGGAGCTGCTCGATGAACGGCTCCCAGGTGGACGAGTCGACACCGAGCCCATGTACCAGTCCGATGTGGCGGGGGCCGTTGCCCACGAT
Encoded proteins:
- a CDS encoding methyltransferase; the protein is MRAALRSLPKSDMVPLPSMDQTPPPNLSQQLLEHITSYWISQVIGVVARLRLADLLASGPLSSEALAPQVGAHPDGLYRLMRAGVVAGLFTQVPPRTFTLTPLGACLRSEVPGSMRDMAIMQTAPGHWLPWGDLVTAVQTGHSPARKVLGTDLWEHYQKNPEEAAHFDRAMGSFSSFVAAEVARLHDFSPYARVADVGGSQGVLLAAVLRAHPSCRGILFDLPHVIDGARAHVEAEGLGQRMDLVAGSFFEPVIPTAEAYLLKHILHDWDDDSSTSILQQIHRAAPPGARLIVVEMVMPDGEPSRTALIDLNMFVVSDGRERTAREYEALLTSTGWALERITPSPSGVSLIEARKP
- a CDS encoding DUF4386 domain-containing protein, whose translation is MNTTRLHSRVLGILFLLPFFAYGIGTALVTSVLKDPEQLAAVTGQRTPFVWGALLLLLNSLTVVGIGVLFFPILRERSLSIAVAYVCTRVMEALILIVGVVFLLSILQLGESAQGQATPERVTLFNLLSKGNFWAYQLAMIILGIGSVAFCLSLYRSRLLPSLLPLVGAVGYGLLALGSVLELFGLPWGILFSGPGGLFELFLGGWLIAKGFRTVTPSVAT
- a CDS encoding Crp/Fnr family transcriptional regulator, yielding MNHKLVDYFRHIAHLSDEEAQAILDSMVVKTFPKGTHLLMAGQVCTEAYFVLKGCVRQYSIVDGEERSHGFFTEGEWVLSVHSMMNQTPADHFLVCAEDTTVVVGTEQREQDLYRRFPRFESISRMAMQKVLAEQQERFAAYLTDGPEQRYLKLSKTRPDIFQRIPQYQLASYIGVKPESLSRIRKRIATRGKPATSRRKA
- a CDS encoding alcohol dehydrogenase, with the protein product MSAATYRAVQATGGGKLELVERPRLTPGPGQVLLTVEACGICHTDTLTVEGGFPGLTHPRVPGHEVVGRIAAVGAQVSARWQVGQRVGVGFLSGRCGECESCRRGDFVNCANQALTGIHHDGGYAEQMLAPAQGLVAIPEELSAAEAAPLLCAGITTFNALRKSSARPGELVAIQGVGGLGHLGVQFARHMGFRTAAIARGQGKRKLALELGAHHYIDSEAEDPAQALQRLGGASVIVATAANPASMGPLMSGLKPQGRLVIVGAGAEPLKIDVSSLLFGERSIAGSNTGTPVEAEDMLSFSLLRDIRARIETVPLERAAEGYARMLRNEARFRMVLTTGA
- a CDS encoding TetR/AcrR family transcriptional regulator, producing the protein MGRPSIREKIVEAALDRFHALGYNACGVQEIVEAAGALKGSFYNHFKSKEAMAVEAIARYSERVRLEMLEDEARDPVQRLRDHFEFLTKWFVEQDFERGCLVATMGSELSNSAPLVREAAEQALARWCELVEKIMREAARDGRLARELEPARAARFLVNAWEGAVLRMKIVKNREPLDDFFEVVFRSILH
- a CDS encoding alpha/beta fold hydrolase, with translation MKLETTIVGNGPRHIGLVHGLGVDSSTWEPFIEQLRATGEVTVFAPDLRGHGRSPRPDSWTLAEFADDLVETFPRDLDVVVGHSLGGAVLAAAVERLRPGHAVYLDPGFQLGLPTSGLWGRLFWAAPALTLGVAALFTARSNAAARKGYPERTQRLISDATARFDKRMATSVFRDIAFRPVVAARPVVPSTVVLSADSKAVLPEALATALTGFGWDVRRLPHLRHDMQLQDPSATFALLRDVLLGE